In one Saccharibacillus brassicae genomic region, the following are encoded:
- the recN gene encoding DNA repair protein RecN — protein sequence MLVALSIRNLAVVESVDVHFYQGFHVLSGETGAGKSIVIDALGLISGGRGSSDLIRYGADKAEMEALFELQGEHPVWKTLEQLGISASPEEHLVIRREVTAHGKSTSRINGQLVNLTMLREVGEQLINIHGQHEHQSLLRPESHLGLLDSYGGDTIAPAKAAYQQEYSALAKLERELRELRETSQKSLQMLDMYRFQLEEIQAAKLKVGEDVELADERSKLAHSEKLMESVSGGYNLLYGDRGIEAIGSAISNLEDVENYDPKAMQPILEQLRNAFYQLEDAAFQLRDYRENIEFNPGRLEEVEERLNLISGLRRKYGDSVEQILEYYDRIHRETDMLENKDERMELLTAKRDKQLEKTLRLARELSVLRRECSRDLARQIEGELKDLQMQRTSIEVKFEPIQDARGFEFEGRRVRLTRQGVDNAEFLISPNPGEPLRPLGKIASGGELSRIMLALKSIFARHDKVPVLVFDEVDTGVSGRAAQSIAEKLVKLSRDCQVFSITHLPQVACMADHQYLIEKRVEGERTMTRVESLNEEGRVTELARMLGGVEITEKTLHHAQEMLKLAEASKKGRV from the coding sequence ATGCTAGTCGCATTGTCCATTCGCAATCTCGCCGTCGTCGAATCCGTCGACGTTCATTTTTATCAAGGATTTCACGTGCTGTCCGGGGAAACGGGAGCCGGCAAGTCGATCGTGATCGACGCGCTGGGCCTGATCTCCGGCGGCCGCGGGTCTTCGGACCTGATTCGGTACGGAGCCGACAAAGCGGAGATGGAAGCGCTGTTCGAGCTGCAGGGCGAGCATCCGGTGTGGAAAACGCTGGAACAGCTCGGCATTTCCGCGTCGCCGGAAGAACATCTGGTCATCCGGCGCGAAGTGACGGCACACGGAAAAAGCACGTCGCGTATCAACGGGCAGCTCGTCAATTTGACGATGCTGCGCGAAGTGGGCGAGCAGCTGATCAATATCCACGGCCAGCACGAGCACCAGTCGCTGCTGCGTCCGGAAAGCCATCTCGGCCTGCTGGATTCGTACGGAGGCGACACGATCGCGCCGGCGAAAGCGGCTTATCAGCAGGAGTATTCGGCTCTCGCCAAGCTGGAGCGCGAACTGCGCGAGCTGCGCGAGACGAGCCAGAAATCGCTGCAAATGCTCGACATGTACCGCTTCCAGCTGGAAGAGATTCAGGCGGCCAAGCTCAAAGTGGGCGAAGACGTGGAGCTGGCGGACGAACGTTCCAAGCTTGCGCACAGCGAGAAGCTGATGGAATCCGTTTCCGGCGGATACAACCTGCTGTACGGCGATCGGGGCATCGAAGCGATCGGCTCGGCGATCTCCAATCTGGAAGACGTCGAGAACTACGATCCCAAAGCGATGCAGCCGATTCTGGAGCAGCTGCGGAACGCTTTTTACCAACTGGAAGACGCGGCGTTCCAACTCCGGGATTACCGGGAGAATATCGAGTTCAACCCGGGACGCCTCGAAGAAGTCGAAGAACGGCTGAACCTCATCTCCGGACTGCGGCGCAAATACGGCGACAGCGTCGAACAGATTCTGGAGTATTACGACCGGATTCACCGCGAGACGGACATGCTGGAGAACAAGGACGAACGCATGGAGCTGCTGACGGCCAAGCGCGACAAGCAGCTGGAGAAGACGCTGCGGCTGGCCCGGGAACTGAGCGTGCTGCGCCGGGAATGTTCGCGCGATCTGGCCCGCCAGATCGAAGGCGAACTCAAAGATCTGCAAATGCAGCGAACGTCGATCGAAGTGAAGTTTGAGCCGATCCAGGACGCCCGCGGCTTCGAATTCGAAGGCCGGCGCGTGCGCCTGACCCGTCAGGGCGTCGACAACGCGGAGTTCCTCATCTCGCCGAACCCCGGCGAACCGCTGCGTCCGCTCGGCAAGATCGCGTCGGGCGGCGAGCTGTCGCGGATCATGCTGGCGCTCAAAAGCATTTTCGCCCGCCACGACAAAGTGCCGGTGCTCGTATTCGACGAAGTCGATACCGGCGTCAGCGGCCGCGCGGCCCAGTCGATCGCGGAGAAGCTCGTCAAGCTGTCCCGCGACTGTCAGGTGTTCTCGATTACCCACCTGCCGCAGGTGGCCTGCATGGCGGATCACCAGTACCTGATCGAGAAGCGCGTGGAAGGCGAGCGGACGATGACCAGAGTCGAATCGCTGAACGAAGAAGGACGCGTCACCGAACTTGCGCGGATGCTCGGCGGTGTCGAAATTACGGAGAAAACGCTGCACCACGCGCAGGAAATGTTGAAGCTTGCGGAAGCAAGCAAAAAAGGTCGCGTCTAA
- a CDS encoding glutathione peroxidase — MSSIYDFSATSISGQQISLDSFRGKTVLIVNTASGCGFTFQFEDLQKLYDRYKERDFVILGFPCGQFADQELNTNDQIHTFCTLKYGVSFPMFEKVDVRDENAHPLFAYLAGTKPFKGFNPFHSVAKILLPLINERHPEYMPGDSIKWNFTKFLIDPEGRVIERYEATTDPIDMEDDIEKVLNAAKS, encoded by the coding sequence TTGAGCAGCATTTACGATTTCTCCGCCACTTCTATCAGCGGACAGCAAATTTCTCTGGACTCTTTTCGCGGCAAAACCGTGCTGATCGTCAATACGGCCAGCGGATGCGGATTCACGTTCCAATTCGAAGACCTGCAAAAGCTGTACGATCGCTACAAAGAACGCGACTTCGTCATTCTCGGCTTCCCGTGCGGTCAATTCGCCGATCAGGAACTGAACACGAACGATCAGATCCATACGTTCTGCACGTTGAAATACGGCGTCTCGTTCCCGATGTTCGAAAAAGTCGACGTCCGGGACGAAAATGCCCACCCGCTGTTCGCCTACCTGGCCGGAACCAAGCCGTTCAAAGGCTTCAATCCGTTCCATTCGGTAGCCAAAATCCTCCTCCCGCTGATCAACGAACGCCACCCCGAATACATGCCCGGCGATTCGATCAAATGGAATTTCACCAAGTTCCTGATCGACCCCGAAGGCCGCGTCATCGAACGTTACGAAGCCACGACCGACCCGATCGACATGGAAGACGACATCGAGAAAGTGCTCAACGCGGCTAAAAGCTAG
- the ahrC gene encoding transcriptional regulator AhrC/ArgR has protein sequence MKGQRHIKIREIISSRDIETQDELVAALRSSGFQVTQATVSRDIKELLLIKVPLDDGRYKYSMPTDQRYNPVQKLKRALVDNFVHIDHSANLVVMKCLPGTANSIAALLDNMEWSEIMGTISGDDTILLICREPENSQTVIGQIMGFIS, from the coding sequence ATGAAGGGACAACGGCATATCAAGATCCGGGAGATCATCTCCAGCCGCGACATCGAGACGCAGGACGAACTGGTTGCCGCGCTGCGGTCTTCGGGATTCCAGGTGACGCAGGCGACGGTATCTCGCGATATCAAGGAACTGCTGCTGATCAAGGTTCCGCTGGACGACGGCCGGTACAAATATTCGATGCCGACCGATCAGCGCTACAATCCGGTACAGAAGCTCAAGCGCGCGCTCGTGGACAATTTCGTCCATATCGATCACTCGGCCAACCTGGTCGTGATGAAATGTTTGCCGGGCACGGCCAACTCGATCGCGGCGCTGCTCGATAATATGGAGTGGTCGGAAATCATGGGTACGATCTCGGGCGACGACACGATCCTGCTGATCTGTCGCGAACCGGAGAACAGCCAGACGGTGATCGGCCAAATTATGGGATTCATTTCCTAA
- the spo0A gene encoding sporulation transcription factor Spo0A, giving the protein MPNIEVMLADDNRDFVHMLQEHISSQEDMTVTGVAFNGEEVLGLLRGAERAPDILILDIIMPHLDGLGVLEKLQGMNLNPRPKVIMLTAFGQENITQRAVELGAAYYILKPFDIEVLVNRVRQMLNIPSSPIAQASPAPAPKPSIGSLSKGKTLDASITSIINEIGIPVHVRGYKYLREAITMVYHNIEILGSITKTLYPSIAEKYATTPSRVERAIRHAIELAWARGSVQNISELFGYTVSINKSKPTNSEFIAMIADKLRIEHKVS; this is encoded by the coding sequence TTGCCAAACATCGAAGTTATGCTTGCGGACGATAATCGGGATTTCGTTCACATGCTCCAGGAACACATTTCCTCGCAGGAAGACATGACGGTAACCGGAGTCGCTTTTAACGGAGAAGAAGTGCTGGGGCTGCTGCGCGGCGCCGAACGGGCGCCCGATATTTTGATCCTGGACATCATTATGCCGCACCTGGACGGACTCGGCGTGCTGGAGAAGCTGCAGGGCATGAACCTGAATCCGCGTCCCAAAGTGATCATGCTGACGGCGTTCGGACAAGAGAACATTACGCAGCGCGCGGTCGAGCTGGGTGCCGCGTACTACATCCTGAAGCCGTTCGATATCGAAGTGCTGGTGAACCGGGTTCGCCAGATGCTGAACATCCCGTCTTCGCCGATCGCCCAAGCTTCGCCGGCACCCGCGCCGAAGCCGAGCATCGGATCGCTGTCCAAAGGCAAGACGCTTGATGCGAGCATCACGTCGATTATTAACGAGATCGGCATTCCCGTGCACGTACGCGGCTACAAGTACCTGCGCGAAGCGATCACGATGGTCTACCATAACATCGAAATCCTCGGCTCGATCACGAAGACGCTGTACCCTTCGATCGCCGAGAAATATGCCACGACCCCGTCCCGCGTGGAACGCGCCATCCGCCACGCGATCGAATTGGCCTGGGCCCGCGGTTCCGTGCAGAACATCAGCGAATTGTTCGGCTACACCGTCAGCATCAACAAATCCAAGCCGACCAACAGCGAATTTATCGCGATGATCGCGGACAAGCTGCGGATCGAGCATAAGGTGAGCTGA